Proteins co-encoded in one Pseudochaenichthys georgianus unplaced genomic scaffold, fPseGeo1.2 scaffold_625_arrow_ctg1, whole genome shotgun sequence genomic window:
- the dnajb11 gene encoding dnaJ homolog subfamily B member 11, whose amino-acid sequence MASKGMNLCNVCCLLLYVISAVLAGRDFYAILGVTKSASIRDIKKAYRKLALQLHPDRNQDDPNAADKFADLGSAYEVLSNEENRKQYDAYGEDGLKEGHHGSHNDIFSSFFGDFGFMFGGNRQQQDRNIPRGNDIILDLEVTLEEVYSGNFVEVVRVKPVAKEAPGKRKCNCRQEMRTTQLGPGRFQMTQEMVCDECPNVKLVNEERTLEVEIEQGVRDEMEYPFIGEGEPHIDGEPGDLRFRIKVLKHPVFERRGDDLYTNVTISLVEALIGFEMDISHLDGHKVHIVRDKITKPGARMWKKGEGLPNFDNINIRGSLIISFDVEFPQTQLDDQQRDGIRGLLKQGSVQKVYNGLQGY is encoded by the exons ATGGCTTCCAAAGGGATGAATCTGTGCAACGTTTGCTGCCTGCTTCTCTACGTTATTTCGGCGGTGCTTGCAGG GCGAGATTTCTATGCTATCTTGGGGGTGACCAAGAGTGCATCAATCAGGGACATAAAGAAGGCCTACAGAAAGCTGGCTCTTCAGTTACACCCCGACAGAAACCAGGACGACCCCAACGCTGCAGACAAATTTGCAGATTTGGGATCAGCTTATGAG GTGCTCTCAAACGAGGAGAACAGGAAACAGTATGACGCGTACGGAGAAGACGGACTCAAAGAGGGTCACCACGGCTCACACAACGACATCTTCTCCAG cttcTTTGGTGACTTTGGGTTCATGTTCGGAGGAAACCGACAGCAGCAGGACAGGAACATCCCCAGAGGGAATGACATCATACTCGACCTGGAGGTCACGCTGGAAGAGGTGTACTCTGGGAACTTTGTGGAG GTTGTACGTGTAAAGCCAGTCGCTAAAGAAGCGCCCGGCAAGAGGAAATGTAACTGCCGGCAGGAGATGAGGACGACTCAGCTCGGACCCGGGCGCTTCCAGATGACTCAGGAGATGGTGTGCGACGAGTGTCCCAACGTCAa GCTGGTGAATGAAGAGAGGACGCTGGAGGTAGAAATCGAACAGGGCGTGAGAGACGAAATGGAGTACCCCTTCATTGGAGAAG GGGAGCCTCACATCGACGGGGAACCTGGAGATCTACGGTTCCGCATCAAAGTGCTGAA ACACCCAGTGTTTGAGCGCAGAGGAGACGACCTGTACACCAACGTCACCATCTCATTGGTGGAGGCTCTGATCGGCTTCGAGATGGACATCTCACATCTGGACGGACACAAG GTCCATATCGTGAGAGATAAGATCACGAAGCCCGGAGCTCGGATGTGGAAGAAAGGAGAAGGTCTGCCGAACTTTGACAACATCAACATCCGAGGGTCCCTCATCATCTCCTTCGACGTGGAGTTCCCTCAGACGCAGCTCGACGATCAGCAGAGAGAtg GTATCCGGGGTCTTCTGAAGCAGGGCTCTGTACAGAAGGTTTATAACGGACTACAAGgatactaa